One Excalfactoria chinensis isolate bCotChi1 chromosome 19, bCotChi1.hap2, whole genome shotgun sequence genomic window carries:
- the RABGEF1 gene encoding rab5 GDP/GTP exchange factor isoform X3 — protein sequence MSLKSERRGIHVDQSELLCKKGCGYYGNPAWQGFCSKCWREEYHKARQKQIQEDWELAERLQREEEEAYASSQSTQGAQSLTFSKFEEKKTNEKTRKVTTVKKFFTASSRTGAKKAEIQEAKAPSPSINRQASLETDRVSKEFIEFLKTYHKPGQDIYKQCKLFLDTMNHKRDLSIEEQSECAQDFYQNVAEKLQTRWKVPSEKVEKAMDQIEKYIMTRQYKYVFCPETTDDEKKDLAVQKRIRALHWVTPQMLCVPVNEEIPEVSDMVVKAITDIIEMDSKRVPRDKLACITKCSKHIFNAIKITKNEPASADDFLPTLIYIVLKGNPPRLQSNIQYITRFCNPSRLMTGEDGYYFTNLCCAVAFIEKLDAQSLNLSQEDFDRFMTGQTSPKKQESDSWSPDVCLGVKQMYKNLDLLSQLNERQDRIVSEAKKLEKDLIDWTDGVAKEVKDIVEKYPLEIKPKNQALAAIDSENVENDKLPPPLQPQVYAG from the exons atgagccTGAAATCTGAGCGCAGAGGAATTCACGTTGATCAGTCAGAGCTCCTGTGCAAGAAGGGATGTGGTTACTATGGCAATCCTGCTTGGCAAGGCTTCTGCTCCAAGTGCTGGAGAGAGGAATACCATAAGGCCAGGCAGAAACAGATCCAAGAGGATTGGGAGCTGGCAGAGCG GCTGCAACGTGAGGAGGAAGAAGCGTATGCCAGCAGTCAGAGCACCCAGGGGGCACAGTCACTGACCTTCTCAAAGtttgaagagaagaaaaccaaTGAGAAAACACGGAAGGTCActactgtgaagaagttcttcacTGCTTCCTCCAGAACAGGAGCTAAGAAAG CAGAGATCCAAGAAGCCAAGGCTCCCAGCCCTTCTATAAACAGGCAGGCCAGCCTCGAGACAGACCGAGTATCCAAGGAGTTCATAGAATTTCTCAAGACCTACCATAAACCAGGACAAGATATCTATAAgcaatgtaaattatttttagacACAATGAATCATAAAAGG GACTTAAGTATTGAGGAACAATCTGAATGTGCCCAGGACTTCTATCAAAATGTAGCAGAGAAATTACAGACACGCTGGAAAG TGCCATCTGAGAAAGTTGAGAAAGCAATGGATCAGATTGAAAAATACATCATGACTCGACAGTATAAATACGTCTTTTGTCCTGAAACGACTGACGATGAGAAGAAGGATCTCGCTGTCCAGAAGAGGATCAG GGCTTTGCACTGGGTAACTCCACAAATGCTGTGTGTTCCTGTCAATGAAGAGATTCCAGAAGTCTCTGATATGGTTGTAAAAGCAATTACAG ATATTATTGAGATGGATTCAAAGCGTGTTCCTCGTGATAAGTTGGCATGCATCACCAAGTGCAGCAAGCACATCTTTAATGCTATAAAGATAACCAAAAACGAACCAGCTTCTGCTGATGACTTCCTTCCGACACTTATATACATTGTTTTGAAGGGAAACCCACCCCGTCTGCAGTCCAACATCCAGTATATAACACGCTTTTGTAATCCAAGCAGGTTGATGACAGGAGAAGATGGCTACTATTTTACCAACTTG tGCTGCGCTGTGGCCTTCATTGAAAAACTGGATGCTCAGTCTTTAAACTTAAGCCAAGAGGATTTTGATCGTTTTATGACTGGTCAGACGTCCCCGAAGAAGCAGGAATCCGACAGCTGGTCACCTGATGTGTGCCTGGGTGTCAAACAGATGTATAAAAACTTAGATCTCCTGTCTCAGTTGAATGAGAGACAGGATAGAATTGTCAGTGAAGCCAAGAAGCTTGAGAAAGACCTGATAGATTGGACTGATGGAGTTGCAAAGGAAGTCAAAGATATTGTTGAGAAATATCCATTAGAAATCAAACCAAAAAATCAAGCCTTAGCAGCTATTGACTCTGAAAATGTGGAGAATGACAAGCTGCCCCCACCACTGCAGCCTCAGGTCTATGCAGGATAA
- the RABGEF1 gene encoding rab5 GDP/GTP exchange factor isoform X2, whose protein sequence is MKAPVDEARPAQLCYVSPASSCFHPRKKMSLKSERRGIHVDQSELLCKKGCGYYGNPAWQGFCSKCWREEYHKARQKQIQEDWELAERLQREEEEAYASSQSTQGAQSLTFSKFEEKKTNEKTRKVTTVKKFFTASSRTGAKKEIQEAKAPSPSINRQASLETDRVSKEFIEFLKTYHKPGQDIYKQCKLFLDTMNHKRDLSIEEQSECAQDFYQNVAEKLQTRWKVPSEKVEKAMDQIEKYIMTRQYKYVFCPETTDDEKKDLAVQKRIRALHWVTPQMLCVPVNEEIPEVSDMVVKAITDIIEMDSKRVPRDKLACITKCSKHIFNAIKITKNEPASADDFLPTLIYIVLKGNPPRLQSNIQYITRFCNPSRLMTGEDGYYFTNLCCAVAFIEKLDAQSLNLSQEDFDRFMTGQTSPKKQESDSWSPDVCLGVKQMYKNLDLLSQLNERQDRIVSEAKKLEKDLIDWTDGVAKEVKDIVEKYPLEIKPKNQALAAIDSENVENDKLPPPLQPQVYAG, encoded by the exons ATGAAGGCACCTGTGGATGAAGCGaggcctgctcagctctgctatgtgagccctgccagctcctgctttCATCCCAG gaagaaaatgagccTGAAATCTGAGCGCAGAGGAATTCACGTTGATCAGTCAGAGCTCCTGTGCAAGAAGGGATGTGGTTACTATGGCAATCCTGCTTGGCAAGGCTTCTGCTCCAAGTGCTGGAGAGAGGAATACCATAAGGCCAGGCAGAAACAGATCCAAGAGGATTGGGAGCTGGCAGAGCG GCTGCAACGTGAGGAGGAAGAAGCGTATGCCAGCAGTCAGAGCACCCAGGGGGCACAGTCACTGACCTTCTCAAAGtttgaagagaagaaaaccaaTGAGAAAACACGGAAGGTCActactgtgaagaagttcttcacTGCTTCCTCCAGAACAGGAGCTAAGAAAG AGATCCAAGAAGCCAAGGCTCCCAGCCCTTCTATAAACAGGCAGGCCAGCCTCGAGACAGACCGAGTATCCAAGGAGTTCATAGAATTTCTCAAGACCTACCATAAACCAGGACAAGATATCTATAAgcaatgtaaattatttttagacACAATGAATCATAAAAGG GACTTAAGTATTGAGGAACAATCTGAATGTGCCCAGGACTTCTATCAAAATGTAGCAGAGAAATTACAGACACGCTGGAAAG TGCCATCTGAGAAAGTTGAGAAAGCAATGGATCAGATTGAAAAATACATCATGACTCGACAGTATAAATACGTCTTTTGTCCTGAAACGACTGACGATGAGAAGAAGGATCTCGCTGTCCAGAAGAGGATCAG GGCTTTGCACTGGGTAACTCCACAAATGCTGTGTGTTCCTGTCAATGAAGAGATTCCAGAAGTCTCTGATATGGTTGTAAAAGCAATTACAG ATATTATTGAGATGGATTCAAAGCGTGTTCCTCGTGATAAGTTGGCATGCATCACCAAGTGCAGCAAGCACATCTTTAATGCTATAAAGATAACCAAAAACGAACCAGCTTCTGCTGATGACTTCCTTCCGACACTTATATACATTGTTTTGAAGGGAAACCCACCCCGTCTGCAGTCCAACATCCAGTATATAACACGCTTTTGTAATCCAAGCAGGTTGATGACAGGAGAAGATGGCTACTATTTTACCAACTTG tGCTGCGCTGTGGCCTTCATTGAAAAACTGGATGCTCAGTCTTTAAACTTAAGCCAAGAGGATTTTGATCGTTTTATGACTGGTCAGACGTCCCCGAAGAAGCAGGAATCCGACAGCTGGTCACCTGATGTGTGCCTGGGTGTCAAACAGATGTATAAAAACTTAGATCTCCTGTCTCAGTTGAATGAGAGACAGGATAGAATTGTCAGTGAAGCCAAGAAGCTTGAGAAAGACCTGATAGATTGGACTGATGGAGTTGCAAAGGAAGTCAAAGATATTGTTGAGAAATATCCATTAGAAATCAAACCAAAAAATCAAGCCTTAGCAGCTATTGACTCTGAAAATGTGGAGAATGACAAGCTGCCCCCACCACTGCAGCCTCAGGTCTATGCAGGATAA
- the KCTD7 gene encoding BTB/POZ domain-containing protein KCTD7, which translates to MVVVTGQSKGSGDPDEAMSSSDAEDDFQEPATPTATQAGQALPLLPQQFPEVVPLNVGGAYFTTRLSTLRRYEDTMLAAMFSGRHYIPTDAEGRYFIDRDGTYFGDILNFLRSGDLPPRERVRPVYKEAQYYSIGPLLDHLEDVQPLKGEKVRQAFLGLMPYYKDHLERIIEIAKLRAVQRKARFAKLKVCVFKEEMPITPYECPHFNSLRFERSESEAKLFEHHCEVDVSFGPWEAVADVYDLLHCIVTDLSDRGITVDHQCIGVCDKHLINHYYCKRPIYEFKITWW; encoded by the exons ATGGTGGTAGTCACAGGGCAGAGCAAAGGGAGCGGAGACCCGGATGAGGCCATGTCGAGCTCGGATGCAGAGGATGACTTCCAAGAGCCGGCCACTCCCACGGCCACACAGGCGGGCCAGGCGCTGccgctgctgccccagcag TTCCCAGAAGTCGTCCCACTGAACGTAGGAGGCGCGTATTTCACTACAAGGCTGTCAACGCTGAGGCGTTACGAGGACACGATGTTGGCGGCGATGTTCAGCGGGAGGCATTACATCCCCACAGACGCTGAAGGCAGATACTTCATTGACAGGGATGGAACTTACTTTGG AGACATCCTTAACTTCCTGCGATCTGGTGACCTGCCGCCAAGAGAGCGAGTGAGGCCAGTTTACAAGGAAGCCCAGTATTATTCCATAGGACCATTGCTAGACCATCTAGAGGACGTCCAGCCTCTGAAAGGAGAGAAAGTTAGGCAAGCTTTCCTGGGCCTAATGCCGTACTACAAAG atCACTTGGAGCGGATCATTGAAATAGCAAAGCTTAGAGctgtgcaaagaaaagcaagatttGCCAAGCTGAAGGTCTGTGTCTTCAAAGAGGAGATGCCCATCACTCCCTATGAATGCCCACATTTCAATTCTTTGCGTTTTGAAAGAAGTGAAAGTGAGGCAAAGCTGTTTGAGCATCACTGCGAGGTGGACGTGTCGTTCGGACCTTGGGAGGCTGTGGCTGACGTGTATGACCTTCTGCACTGTATTGTGACAGACCTGTCCGATAGAGGGATAACTGTGGATCATCAGTGTATCGGGGTGTGTGATAAACACCTGATAAATCACTATTACTGCAAGCGTCCGATCTATGAGTTCAAGATCACTTGGTGGTGA
- the RABGEF1 gene encoding rab5 GDP/GTP exchange factor isoform X5, giving the protein MKAPVDEARPAQLCYVSPASSCFHPRKKMSLKSERRGIHVDQSELLCKKGCGYYGNPAWQGFCSKCWREEYHKARQKQIQEDWELAERLQREEEEAYASSQSTQGAQSLTFSKFEEKKTNEKTRKVTTVKKFFTASSRTGAKKVTQEKVVKQGQLGRERNADNILRDLKEIFTPSWELASPTEVLAGRLKAEIQEAKAPSPSINRQASLETDRVSKEFIEFLKTYHKPGQDIYKQCKLFLDTMNHKRDLSIEEQSECAQDFYQNVAEKLQTRWKVPSEKVEKAMDQIEKYIMTRQYKYVFCPETTDDEKKDLAVQKRIRALHWVTPQMLCVPVNEEIPEVSDMVVKAITDIIEMDSKRVPRDKLACITKCSKHIFNAIKITKNEPASADDFLPTLIYIVLKGNPPRLQSNIQYITRFCNPSRLMTGEDGYYFTNLCCAVAFIEKLDAQSLNLSQEDFDRFMTGQTSPKKQESDSWSPDVCLGVKQMYKNLDLLSQLNERQDRIVSEAKKLEKDLIDWTDGVAKEVKDIVEKYPLEIKPKNQALAAIDSENVENDKLPPPLQPQVYAG; this is encoded by the exons ATGAAGGCACCTGTGGATGAAGCGaggcctgctcagctctgctatgtgagccctgccagctcctgctttCATCCCAG gaagaaaatgagccTGAAATCTGAGCGCAGAGGAATTCACGTTGATCAGTCAGAGCTCCTGTGCAAGAAGGGATGTGGTTACTATGGCAATCCTGCTTGGCAAGGCTTCTGCTCCAAGTGCTGGAGAGAGGAATACCATAAGGCCAGGCAGAAACAGATCCAAGAGGATTGGGAGCTGGCAGAGCG GCTGCAACGTGAGGAGGAAGAAGCGTATGCCAGCAGTCAGAGCACCCAGGGGGCACAGTCACTGACCTTCTCAAAGtttgaagagaagaaaaccaaTGAGAAAACACGGAAGGTCActactgtgaagaagttcttcacTGCTTCCTCCAGAACAGGAGCTAAGAAAG tgactCAAGAGAAAGTCGTTAAGCAAGGACAGCTTGGGAGGGAGCGAAATGCTGATAACATTCTCAGGGATTTGAAGGAGATTTTTACTCCCTCCTGGGAACTGGCTTCCCCTACTGAAG TGTTGGCTGGCAGGTTGAAAG CAGAGATCCAAGAAGCCAAGGCTCCCAGCCCTTCTATAAACAGGCAGGCCAGCCTCGAGACAGACCGAGTATCCAAGGAGTTCATAGAATTTCTCAAGACCTACCATAAACCAGGACAAGATATCTATAAgcaatgtaaattatttttagacACAATGAATCATAAAAGG GACTTAAGTATTGAGGAACAATCTGAATGTGCCCAGGACTTCTATCAAAATGTAGCAGAGAAATTACAGACACGCTGGAAAG TGCCATCTGAGAAAGTTGAGAAAGCAATGGATCAGATTGAAAAATACATCATGACTCGACAGTATAAATACGTCTTTTGTCCTGAAACGACTGACGATGAGAAGAAGGATCTCGCTGTCCAGAAGAGGATCAG GGCTTTGCACTGGGTAACTCCACAAATGCTGTGTGTTCCTGTCAATGAAGAGATTCCAGAAGTCTCTGATATGGTTGTAAAAGCAATTACAG ATATTATTGAGATGGATTCAAAGCGTGTTCCTCGTGATAAGTTGGCATGCATCACCAAGTGCAGCAAGCACATCTTTAATGCTATAAAGATAACCAAAAACGAACCAGCTTCTGCTGATGACTTCCTTCCGACACTTATATACATTGTTTTGAAGGGAAACCCACCCCGTCTGCAGTCCAACATCCAGTATATAACACGCTTTTGTAATCCAAGCAGGTTGATGACAGGAGAAGATGGCTACTATTTTACCAACTTG tGCTGCGCTGTGGCCTTCATTGAAAAACTGGATGCTCAGTCTTTAAACTTAAGCCAAGAGGATTTTGATCGTTTTATGACTGGTCAGACGTCCCCGAAGAAGCAGGAATCCGACAGCTGGTCACCTGATGTGTGCCTGGGTGTCAAACAGATGTATAAAAACTTAGATCTCCTGTCTCAGTTGAATGAGAGACAGGATAGAATTGTCAGTGAAGCCAAGAAGCTTGAGAAAGACCTGATAGATTGGACTGATGGAGTTGCAAAGGAAGTCAAAGATATTGTTGAGAAATATCCATTAGAAATCAAACCAAAAAATCAAGCCTTAGCAGCTATTGACTCTGAAAATGTGGAGAATGACAAGCTGCCCCCACCACTGCAGCCTCAGGTCTATGCAGGATAA
- the RABGEF1 gene encoding rab5 GDP/GTP exchange factor isoform X4 — protein MSLKSERRGIHVDQSELLCKKGCGYYGNPAWQGFCSKCWREEYHKARQKQIQEDWELAERLQREEEEAYASSQSTQGAQSLTFSKFEEKKTNEKTRKVTTVKKFFTASSRTGAKKEIQEAKAPSPSINRQASLETDRVSKEFIEFLKTYHKPGQDIYKQCKLFLDTMNHKRDLSIEEQSECAQDFYQNVAEKLQTRWKVPSEKVEKAMDQIEKYIMTRQYKYVFCPETTDDEKKDLAVQKRIRALHWVTPQMLCVPVNEEIPEVSDMVVKAITDIIEMDSKRVPRDKLACITKCSKHIFNAIKITKNEPASADDFLPTLIYIVLKGNPPRLQSNIQYITRFCNPSRLMTGEDGYYFTNLCCAVAFIEKLDAQSLNLSQEDFDRFMTGQTSPKKQESDSWSPDVCLGVKQMYKNLDLLSQLNERQDRIVSEAKKLEKDLIDWTDGVAKEVKDIVEKYPLEIKPKNQALAAIDSENVENDKLPPPLQPQVYAG, from the exons atgagccTGAAATCTGAGCGCAGAGGAATTCACGTTGATCAGTCAGAGCTCCTGTGCAAGAAGGGATGTGGTTACTATGGCAATCCTGCTTGGCAAGGCTTCTGCTCCAAGTGCTGGAGAGAGGAATACCATAAGGCCAGGCAGAAACAGATCCAAGAGGATTGGGAGCTGGCAGAGCG GCTGCAACGTGAGGAGGAAGAAGCGTATGCCAGCAGTCAGAGCACCCAGGGGGCACAGTCACTGACCTTCTCAAAGtttgaagagaagaaaaccaaTGAGAAAACACGGAAGGTCActactgtgaagaagttcttcacTGCTTCCTCCAGAACAGGAGCTAAGAAAG AGATCCAAGAAGCCAAGGCTCCCAGCCCTTCTATAAACAGGCAGGCCAGCCTCGAGACAGACCGAGTATCCAAGGAGTTCATAGAATTTCTCAAGACCTACCATAAACCAGGACAAGATATCTATAAgcaatgtaaattatttttagacACAATGAATCATAAAAGG GACTTAAGTATTGAGGAACAATCTGAATGTGCCCAGGACTTCTATCAAAATGTAGCAGAGAAATTACAGACACGCTGGAAAG TGCCATCTGAGAAAGTTGAGAAAGCAATGGATCAGATTGAAAAATACATCATGACTCGACAGTATAAATACGTCTTTTGTCCTGAAACGACTGACGATGAGAAGAAGGATCTCGCTGTCCAGAAGAGGATCAG GGCTTTGCACTGGGTAACTCCACAAATGCTGTGTGTTCCTGTCAATGAAGAGATTCCAGAAGTCTCTGATATGGTTGTAAAAGCAATTACAG ATATTATTGAGATGGATTCAAAGCGTGTTCCTCGTGATAAGTTGGCATGCATCACCAAGTGCAGCAAGCACATCTTTAATGCTATAAAGATAACCAAAAACGAACCAGCTTCTGCTGATGACTTCCTTCCGACACTTATATACATTGTTTTGAAGGGAAACCCACCCCGTCTGCAGTCCAACATCCAGTATATAACACGCTTTTGTAATCCAAGCAGGTTGATGACAGGAGAAGATGGCTACTATTTTACCAACTTG tGCTGCGCTGTGGCCTTCATTGAAAAACTGGATGCTCAGTCTTTAAACTTAAGCCAAGAGGATTTTGATCGTTTTATGACTGGTCAGACGTCCCCGAAGAAGCAGGAATCCGACAGCTGGTCACCTGATGTGTGCCTGGGTGTCAAACAGATGTATAAAAACTTAGATCTCCTGTCTCAGTTGAATGAGAGACAGGATAGAATTGTCAGTGAAGCCAAGAAGCTTGAGAAAGACCTGATAGATTGGACTGATGGAGTTGCAAAGGAAGTCAAAGATATTGTTGAGAAATATCCATTAGAAATCAAACCAAAAAATCAAGCCTTAGCAGCTATTGACTCTGAAAATGTGGAGAATGACAAGCTGCCCCCACCACTGCAGCCTCAGGTCTATGCAGGATAA
- the RABGEF1 gene encoding rab5 GDP/GTP exchange factor isoform X1, translated as MKAPVDEARPAQLCYVSPASSCFHPRKKMSLKSERRGIHVDQSELLCKKGCGYYGNPAWQGFCSKCWREEYHKARQKQIQEDWELAERLQREEEEAYASSQSTQGAQSLTFSKFEEKKTNEKTRKVTTVKKFFTASSRTGAKKAEIQEAKAPSPSINRQASLETDRVSKEFIEFLKTYHKPGQDIYKQCKLFLDTMNHKRDLSIEEQSECAQDFYQNVAEKLQTRWKVPSEKVEKAMDQIEKYIMTRQYKYVFCPETTDDEKKDLAVQKRIRALHWVTPQMLCVPVNEEIPEVSDMVVKAITDIIEMDSKRVPRDKLACITKCSKHIFNAIKITKNEPASADDFLPTLIYIVLKGNPPRLQSNIQYITRFCNPSRLMTGEDGYYFTNLCCAVAFIEKLDAQSLNLSQEDFDRFMTGQTSPKKQESDSWSPDVCLGVKQMYKNLDLLSQLNERQDRIVSEAKKLEKDLIDWTDGVAKEVKDIVEKYPLEIKPKNQALAAIDSENVENDKLPPPLQPQVYAG; from the exons ATGAAGGCACCTGTGGATGAAGCGaggcctgctcagctctgctatgtgagccctgccagctcctgctttCATCCCAG gaagaaaatgagccTGAAATCTGAGCGCAGAGGAATTCACGTTGATCAGTCAGAGCTCCTGTGCAAGAAGGGATGTGGTTACTATGGCAATCCTGCTTGGCAAGGCTTCTGCTCCAAGTGCTGGAGAGAGGAATACCATAAGGCCAGGCAGAAACAGATCCAAGAGGATTGGGAGCTGGCAGAGCG GCTGCAACGTGAGGAGGAAGAAGCGTATGCCAGCAGTCAGAGCACCCAGGGGGCACAGTCACTGACCTTCTCAAAGtttgaagagaagaaaaccaaTGAGAAAACACGGAAGGTCActactgtgaagaagttcttcacTGCTTCCTCCAGAACAGGAGCTAAGAAAG CAGAGATCCAAGAAGCCAAGGCTCCCAGCCCTTCTATAAACAGGCAGGCCAGCCTCGAGACAGACCGAGTATCCAAGGAGTTCATAGAATTTCTCAAGACCTACCATAAACCAGGACAAGATATCTATAAgcaatgtaaattatttttagacACAATGAATCATAAAAGG GACTTAAGTATTGAGGAACAATCTGAATGTGCCCAGGACTTCTATCAAAATGTAGCAGAGAAATTACAGACACGCTGGAAAG TGCCATCTGAGAAAGTTGAGAAAGCAATGGATCAGATTGAAAAATACATCATGACTCGACAGTATAAATACGTCTTTTGTCCTGAAACGACTGACGATGAGAAGAAGGATCTCGCTGTCCAGAAGAGGATCAG GGCTTTGCACTGGGTAACTCCACAAATGCTGTGTGTTCCTGTCAATGAAGAGATTCCAGAAGTCTCTGATATGGTTGTAAAAGCAATTACAG ATATTATTGAGATGGATTCAAAGCGTGTTCCTCGTGATAAGTTGGCATGCATCACCAAGTGCAGCAAGCACATCTTTAATGCTATAAAGATAACCAAAAACGAACCAGCTTCTGCTGATGACTTCCTTCCGACACTTATATACATTGTTTTGAAGGGAAACCCACCCCGTCTGCAGTCCAACATCCAGTATATAACACGCTTTTGTAATCCAAGCAGGTTGATGACAGGAGAAGATGGCTACTATTTTACCAACTTG tGCTGCGCTGTGGCCTTCATTGAAAAACTGGATGCTCAGTCTTTAAACTTAAGCCAAGAGGATTTTGATCGTTTTATGACTGGTCAGACGTCCCCGAAGAAGCAGGAATCCGACAGCTGGTCACCTGATGTGTGCCTGGGTGTCAAACAGATGTATAAAAACTTAGATCTCCTGTCTCAGTTGAATGAGAGACAGGATAGAATTGTCAGTGAAGCCAAGAAGCTTGAGAAAGACCTGATAGATTGGACTGATGGAGTTGCAAAGGAAGTCAAAGATATTGTTGAGAAATATCCATTAGAAATCAAACCAAAAAATCAAGCCTTAGCAGCTATTGACTCTGAAAATGTGGAGAATGACAAGCTGCCCCCACCACTGCAGCCTCAGGTCTATGCAGGATAA